The following are encoded together in the Enterobacteriaceae endosymbiont of Plateumaris sericea genome:
- a CDS encoding glutamine amidotransferase-related protein, giving the protein MSNIFILDNIDSFTYNLVDQIRSLNHKVIIYRNDIPINFLLKKLSKIKNPILLLSPGPGLPSNAGFMPNLLKILIGKLPIIGICLGHQAIIESYGGCIIQAKKILHGKSSAIIHDNKEMFFGIKNPMNVARYHSLVVNKIPNILTINSKYKNMIMSFRFNYNRICGFQFHPESILTPDGNILIKQTIHWALS; this is encoded by the coding sequence ATGTCTAATATATTTATTCTGGATAATATTGATTCATTTACTTATAATTTAGTTGATCAAATACGTTCTTTAAATCATAAAGTAATTATTTATCGTAATGATATTCCAATTAATTTCTTATTAAAAAAATTAAGTAAAATAAAAAATCCTATTTTACTATTATCTCCTGGTCCAGGTTTACCAAGTAATGCTGGATTTATGCCTAATTTATTAAAAATCTTAATAGGTAAATTACCTATTATTGGTATATGTTTAGGACACCAAGCAATAATTGAATCTTATGGTGGATGTATTATACAAGCAAAAAAAATTTTACATGGTAAATCTTCTGCTATTATTCATGACAATAAAGAAATGTTTTTTGGTATAAAAAACCCTATGAATGTAGCTCGTTATCATTCATTAGTTGTAAATAAAATACCTAATATTTTAACAATTAATTCAAAATATAAAAATATGATTATGAGTTTTCGTTTTAATTATAATAGAATATGTGGTTTTCAATTTCATCCTGAATCTATTCTTACTCCAGATGGAAATATTTTAATTAAACAAACTATCCATTGGGCTTTATCTTGA
- a CDS encoding ribose-phosphate pyrophosphokinase encodes MSNMKLFSGNAIPELAQKIASHLYTNLGKAYVGKFSDGEISVQINENVRGDDVFIIQSTCNPTNDNLIELIIIADALRRASAGRITAVIPYFGYSRQDRRLRSARVPITAKVIADFLSGVGIDRVLTVDLHAEQIQGFFDIPVDNVFSSSIFIEDMTKLFLNKPVIVSPDIGGVIRARTIATTLLNGTDMAIIDKRRSKSNVSEVMHIIGDIVDRDCILIDDIIDTGGTLCQAAKVLKNNGAKRVFAYATHPIFSGNAINNFSNSLIDEIIVCDTIPLSNKIKKLKNIRKLTLSEMLAESIRRINNEESISVMFKN; translated from the coding sequence ATGTCTAATATGAAATTATTTTCTGGAAATGCTATTCCAGAATTAGCACAAAAAATAGCAAGTCATTTATATACTAATTTAGGAAAAGCATATGTAGGTAAATTTAGTGATGGAGAAATCTCTGTTCAAATAAATGAAAATGTTAGAGGAGATGATGTTTTTATAATTCAATCTACTTGTAATCCTACAAATGATAATTTAATTGAATTAATTATTATAGCAGATGCATTAAGAAGAGCTTCTGCAGGTAGAATAACAGCAGTCATTCCATATTTTGGATATTCAAGACAAGATCGTAGATTAAGATCTGCAAGAGTTCCTATTACAGCAAAAGTTATAGCTGATTTTTTATCTGGTGTAGGAATAGATAGAGTTTTAACAGTAGATTTACACGCAGAACAAATTCAAGGTTTTTTTGATATTCCTGTAGATAATGTTTTTAGTAGTTCTATTTTTATAGAAGATATGACAAAATTATTTTTAAATAAACCTGTAATAGTATCTCCAGATATTGGAGGTGTTATACGTGCTAGAACAATAGCAACAACATTATTAAATGGTACTGATATGGCTATAATAGATAAAAGAAGATCTAAATCAAATGTATCTGAAGTTATGCATATTATTGGAGATATTGTAGATCGAGATTGTATTTTAATAGATGATATTATTGATACAGGAGGTACATTATGTCAAGCAGCAAAAGTATTAAAAAATAATGGAGCTAAACGTGTTTTTGCATATGCAACTCATCCAATTTTTTCTGGTAATGCTATAAATAATTTTTCTAATTCTTTAATAGATGAAATTATTGTATGTGATACTATTCCATTATCAAATAAAATAAAAAAATTAAAAAATATAAGAAAATTAACTTTATCAGAAATGCTTGCAGAATCTATTCGTAGAATTAATAATGAAGAATCTATTTCTGTAATGTTTAAAAATTAA
- the trpCF gene encoding bifunctional indole-3-glycerol-phosphate synthase TrpC/phosphoribosylanthranilate isomerase TrpF, producing MYHKNILKEIIKNKISWIKNKKKNIPIKKILPHITKTKYNFYSALKSNNSVFILECKKYSPSKGLICKNYNLKDFAKVYKNYSSVISVLTDEKYFQGNFNDIKIIRNMVSQPILCKDFILDSYQIYFARYHDADAILLILSILNDKEYIQLSKIAHQLNMGILTEINNKSELKRAIYLKAKIIGINNRNLEDFSIDINKTYNLVKLNYIPKEIILISESGIDSNFKIRQLSKFVHGFLIGSAITSKKNILYAVKNLIFGINKICGLKTIEDAKITNDSGSIFGGLIFVNNSIRNINIQIAKNIVFNIKKLLYIGIFYNSTIEEIVQISKILSLYAVQLHGEENQNFINILRNKLSNKIKIWKVIKIHDHIPTYKYSNVDLYVFDNYLSGKGIKFNWKLLKGKNNQNILLAGGLNKNNFIEAIKLNCYGLDFNSGVENISGIKDHFKIKEIFKKLRDY from the coding sequence ATGTATCACAAAAATATTTTAAAAGAAATAATAAAAAATAAAATTTCTTGGATTAAAAATAAAAAAAAAAATATTCCTATAAAAAAAATTCTTCCACATATAACAAAAACAAAATATAATTTTTATAGTGCATTAAAAAGTAATAATAGTGTATTTATTTTAGAATGTAAAAAATATTCTCCATCAAAAGGATTAATTTGTAAAAATTATAATTTAAAAGATTTTGCTAAAGTTTATAAAAATTATTCATCTGTTATTTCAGTTCTTACTGATGAAAAATATTTTCAAGGTAATTTTAATGATATTAAAATTATTAGAAATATGGTATCACAACCAATCTTATGTAAAGATTTTATTTTGGATTCTTATCAAATATATTTTGCAAGATATCATGATGCTGATGCTATATTATTAATATTATCTATTTTAAATGATAAAGAATATATTCAATTATCTAAAATTGCACATCAATTAAATATGGGAATTTTAACTGAAATTAATAATAAAAGTGAACTTAAAAGAGCAATATATTTAAAAGCTAAAATCATTGGTATTAATAATAGAAATTTAGAAGATTTTTCAATAGATATTAATAAAACATATAATTTAGTAAAATTAAATTATATTCCTAAAGAAATTATCTTAATTAGTGAATCAGGAATTGATAGTAATTTTAAAATAAGACAATTAAGTAAATTTGTTCATGGATTTTTAATAGGTTCTGCAATAACTTCTAAAAAAAATATTTTATATGCAGTAAAAAATTTAATTTTTGGAATAAATAAAATCTGTGGTTTAAAAACAATTGAAGATGCTAAAATAACTAATGATTCAGGTAGTATATTTGGTGGTTTAATTTTTGTAAATAATTCTATAAGAAATATTAATATTCAAATTGCAAAAAATATTGTATTTAATATTAAAAAATTATTATATATAGGAATATTTTATAATAGTACAATTGAAGAAATTGTTCAAATATCAAAAATATTATCATTATATGCAGTACAATTACATGGAGAAGAAAATCAAAATTTTATTAATATATTACGAAATAAATTATCTAATAAAATTAAGATTTGGAAAGTTATAAAAATACATGATCATATTCCTACTTATAAATATAGTAATGTAGATTTATATGTATTTGATAATTATTTATCTGGAAAAGGAATTAAGTTTAATTGGAAATTATTAAAAGGAAAAAATAATCAAAATATTTTATTAGCAGGTGGTTTAAATAAAAATAATTTTATAGAAGCAATTAAATTAAATTGTTATGGGTTAGATTTTAATTCAGGAGTAGAAAATATTTCTGGTATTAAAGATCATTTTAAAATAAAAGAAATTTTTAAAAAATTACGTGATTATTAA
- a CDS encoding anthranilate synthase component 1: MKIIKPKLELITTQTTYIENPTVIFNKLCKKKKYTLLLESVDINSKKHLQSLLIIDSSLRISSIKNTVIIKSFSENGNLLLQLLDKFLPKHISNKKKINSRFLNFPQIEKFEDEDTRLKSLSVFDILRYILKLVKLPNNKERKSMFLGGLFSYDLIYNFEKLPKIIKYQNICPDYCFYLSEILLIIDHKKKISNLQASIYIPNKKEFVRLKKRVEDLDKQIKKTIILPLTNIKQKNIKNIFYTCNQNDHEYCNVIKKMKSYIKLGEIFQVVPSRKFFLPCNNPLAAYDVLKKINPSPYMFFMQDKEFTLFGASPESSLKFNSINRQVELYPIAGTRSRKYINNVLNLDLDSRIELEMRTDQKEMAEHLMLVDLARNDLAKICIPGSRYVSNLTKVDRYYYVMHLVSKVIGILKTDLDALHAYRACMNMGTLTGAPKIRAMQLIAEVEKEPRGSYGGSIGYLTAHGDLDTCIIIRSAYIKNNIATVQAGAGIVLDSEPQSEANESFSKAKAVLNAIARSNIL, from the coding sequence ATGAAAATTATAAAACCTAAATTAGAACTAATTACTACTCAAACTACTTATATAGAAAATCCTACTGTTATATTTAATAAATTATGTAAAAAAAAAAAATATACTTTATTATTAGAATCAGTAGATATTAATAGTAAAAAACATTTACAGAGTTTACTTATTATTGATAGTTCCTTAAGAATTAGTTCTATTAAAAATACTGTTATAATTAAATCATTTTCTGAAAATGGAAATTTATTATTACAATTATTAGATAAATTTTTACCTAAACATATCTCTAATAAAAAAAAAATAAATAGTCGTTTTTTAAATTTTCCACAAATAGAAAAATTTGAAGATGAAGATACAAGATTAAAATCATTATCCGTATTTGATATATTAAGATATATACTAAAATTAGTAAAATTACCTAATAATAAAGAAAGAAAATCTATGTTTTTAGGTGGATTATTTTCTTATGATTTAATATATAATTTTGAAAAATTACCAAAAATAATAAAATATCAAAATATATGTCCTGATTATTGTTTTTATTTATCTGAAATATTATTAATAATAGATCATAAAAAAAAAATATCAAATTTACAAGCTAGTATTTATATTCCAAATAAAAAAGAATTTGTAAGATTAAAAAAACGTGTTGAAGATCTTGATAAACAAATTAAAAAAACAATCATATTACCTTTAACTAATATTAAACAAAAAAATATTAAAAATATTTTTTATACATGTAATCAAAATGATCATGAATATTGTAATGTAATAAAAAAAATGAAATCTTATATTAAATTAGGAGAAATTTTTCAAGTAGTACCATCAAGAAAATTTTTTTTACCATGTAATAATCCTTTAGCTGCTTATGATGTTTTAAAAAAAATTAATCCTAGTCCATATATGTTTTTTATGCAAGATAAAGAATTTACTTTATTTGGAGCTTCTCCAGAAAGTTCATTAAAATTTAATTCTATAAATAGACAGGTAGAATTATATCCAATCGCCGGTACTCGATCAAGAAAATATATTAATAATGTTTTAAATTTAGATTTAGATAGTCGTATTGAATTAGAAATGAGAACAGATCAAAAAGAAATGGCAGAACATTTAATGTTAGTTGATTTAGCAAGAAATGATTTAGCAAAAATATGTATACCTGGTAGTAGGTATGTATCTAATTTAACAAAAGTTGATCGTTATTATTATGTAATGCACTTAGTATCTAAAGTTATAGGTATTCTTAAAACTGATTTAGATGCTTTACATGCTTATCGTGCCTGTATGAATATGGGTACTTTAACTGGAGCACCCAAAATACGTGCTATGCAATTAATAGCTGAAGTTGAAAAAGAACCTAGAGGTAGTTATGGCGGATCTATCGGTTATTTAACAGCACATGGAGATTTAGATACATGTATTATAATACGTTCTGCTTATATTAAAAATAATATAGCTACTGTACAAGCAGGAGCAGGAATAGTATTAGATTCAGAACCACAATCTGAAGCCAATGAAAGTTTTAGTAAAGCAAAAGCAGTTTTAAATGCTATAGCAAGAAGTAATATATTATAA
- the prfA gene encoding peptide chain release factor 1, protein MNHSIIKQLNLLHKRYIYIEKELSNYKVYNNQENLRILSIEYVGLSNIIKLFIEWKKLELELNNNQELLYDEEIYSIVLEDNKNIKIKQKKIEKEITILLLSKNNDENNRNCFLEIRAGSGGNEAAIFVGNIYRMYIRYAESKNWKVKIINVHYGEYGGYKEIILKIIGNGAYGKLRFESGGHRVQRVPETESQGRVHTSTCTVAVMPELSKSEMPEINNNDLKIDTFRSSGAGGQHVNTTDSAIRITHVPTGIVVECQDERSQHKNKSKALSVLVARINAAEIAKRNKNESLTRKNLLGTGDRSDRNRTYNFIQKRVTDHRINLTIYRLDEIMNGKLDILIEHIINKYHTDLLLSASKINEN, encoded by the coding sequence ATGAATCATTCTATTATTAAACAACTTAATTTATTACATAAACGTTATATATATATTGAAAAAGAATTAAGTAATTATAAAGTATATAATAATCAAGAAAATTTACGCATTTTATCAATAGAATATGTTGGTTTATCTAATATAATCAAACTATTTATAGAATGGAAAAAATTAGAATTAGAATTAAATAATAATCAAGAATTATTATATGATGAAGAAATATATTCTATTGTTTTAGAAGATAATAAAAATATTAAAATTAAACAAAAAAAAATTGAAAAAGAAATTACAATACTTTTATTATCTAAAAATAATGATGAAAATAATAGAAATTGTTTTTTAGAAATTAGAGCAGGTTCAGGAGGTAATGAAGCAGCTATTTTTGTAGGAAATATTTATAGAATGTATATTCGTTATGCTGAATCAAAAAATTGGAAAGTTAAAATAATTAATGTTCATTATGGTGAATATGGAGGATATAAAGAAATTATATTAAAAATAATTGGAAATGGTGCGTATGGAAAATTAAGATTTGAATCAGGAGGTCATAGAGTACAAAGAGTTCCTGAAACAGAATCACAAGGAAGAGTTCATACTTCTACGTGTACTGTAGCAGTTATGCCAGAATTATCTAAATCTGAAATGCCAGAAATTAATAATAATGATTTAAAAATTGATACTTTTCGTTCTTCTGGTGCAGGGGGTCAACATGTTAATACAACTGATTCTGCTATACGTATTACTCATGTACCTACAGGTATTGTTGTAGAATGTCAAGATGAAAGATCTCAACATAAAAATAAATCTAAAGCTTTATCAGTACTAGTGGCAAGAATTAATGCAGCAGAAATAGCAAAAAGAAATAAAAATGAGTCATTAACAAGAAAAAATTTATTAGGGACTGGAGATCGTTCTGATAGAAATAGAACATATAATTTTATTCAAAAAAGAGTAACAGATCATCGTATTAATTTAACAATTTATCGATTAGATGAAATTATGAATGGAAAATTAGATATCTTAATTGAACATATTATAAATAAATATCATACTGATTTATTATTATCTGCATCAAAAATAAATGAAAATTAA
- the prmC gene encoding peptide chain release factor N(5)-glutamine methyltransferase, which yields MKIKTWLYYAGIILKKNKIYSYKLESEILLSFVINKSKFWIYEFYETYLNNTQLKKLMHFLNRRIHGEPIAYILGFCEFWSLKINVSPLTFIPRSDTEILVEHTLKKITFNTKNILDLGTGTGAIALAIASEYNKLNITGIDIIPELINIAKSNANKLSIYNVSFIQSNWFSNLNNKKFDIIVSNPPYIKYKDYFFLDKSIKFEPISSLIAEDNGLSNFNSIILQSMKYLNNFGWIILEHAFNQSKQIIKILKEKKFKNIKTCIDYSGNERITYGQKIKF from the coding sequence ATGAAAATTAAAACATGGTTATATTATGCTGGTATTATTTTAAAAAAAAATAAAATATATTCATATAAATTAGAATCTGAAATATTACTTTCTTTTGTTATTAATAAATCTAAATTTTGGATTTATGAATTTTATGAAACATACTTAAATAATACACAATTAAAAAAATTAATGCATTTTTTAAATAGAAGAATTCATGGTGAACCAATTGCTTACATATTAGGATTTTGTGAATTTTGGTCGTTAAAAATAAATGTTTCACCATTAACTTTTATCCCTAGATCAGATACTGAAATTTTAGTAGAACATACATTAAAAAAAATTACATTTAATACAAAAAATATATTAGATTTGGGAACAGGAACTGGAGCTATAGCATTAGCTATAGCTAGTGAATATAATAAATTAAATATTACTGGAATAGATATTATTCCAGAATTAATTAATATTGCAAAAAGTAATGCAAATAAATTATCAATTTATAATGTTAGTTTTATACAAAGTAATTGGTTTAGTAATTTAAATAATAAAAAATTTGATATTATTGTAAGTAATCCTCCTTATATTAAATATAAAGATTATTTTTTTTTAGATAAAAGTATAAAATTTGAACCAATATCTTCTTTAATTGCAGAAGATAATGGATTATCTAATTTCAATTCTATTATTTTACAATCTATGAAATATTTAAATAATTTTGGATGGATAATTTTAGAACATGCATTTAATCAATCTAAACAAATTATAAAAATATTAAAAGAAAAAAAATTTAAAAATATTAAAACTTGTATAGATTATAGCGGTAATGAAAGAATAACTTATGGACAAAAAATTAAATTTTAA
- the pth gene encoding aminoacyl-tRNA hydrolase, translating to MNTIKIIVGLGNIGTKFIGSRHNIGSDYIYNLANYFKINLKKIEKLYSYIGSIYLYNKKIILLIPNSFVNNSGKSILLTSSFYKIHLNNILIIHDELDFFPGKIRFKYGGGSGGHNGLNDIIKTFNNNLFYRLRIGIGHPRNKSKINDFVLNKPTIIEKKIIYDAMKNIIDAVKIFINTNNYYKAMNYLHSK from the coding sequence TTGAATACTATTAAAATAATTGTTGGTTTAGGAAATATAGGAACAAAATTTATTGGATCACGTCATAATATTGGATCTGATTATATCTATAATCTTGCTAATTACTTTAAAATAAATTTAAAAAAAATAGAAAAATTATATAGTTATATTGGTTCTATTTATTTATATAATAAAAAAATAATTTTGTTAATTCCTAATTCTTTTGTAAATAATTCTGGTAAATCAATATTACTTACATCTTCTTTTTATAAAATTCATTTAAATAATATTTTAATTATACATGATGAATTAGATTTTTTTCCTGGAAAAATAAGATTTAAATATGGTGGAGGAAGTGGAGGACATAATGGATTAAATGATATAATAAAAACTTTTAATAATAATTTATTTTATAGATTAAGAATAGGTATTGGTCATCCTAGAAACAAATCAAAAATAAATGATTTTGTATTAAATAAACCAACAATAATTGAAAAAAAAATAATTTATGATGCTATGAAAAATATAATTGATGCAGTTAAAATTTTTATAAATACTAATAATTATTATAAAGCTATGAATTATCTCCACTCTAAATAA
- the trpD gene encoding anthranilate phosphoribosyltransferase gives MINFILNKLYNSKNISRDESNYLFSAIINKKLHLSQLVAILISMKIKGENSEEIAGAVNAILSNQIKYFPKPKYIISDIVGTGGDNMNTLNISTGSAFIAAACGLKIVKHINYCISSKSGSADVLLAMGIQLNQSRKISLKLLDNFNLCFLFAPKYNNFFSYCMNIRKQLKTRTILNILGPLVNPAKPQIILIGVYNKNLLIPLIKTLKLLQYKHAAVVHCNGMDEISLHSKTHVFELNNNIISNYILTPKDFGLDYICKKDLIGGIPEENAKCLIKLLKGNCTNISYKNTIAVNVAFLLKLHGKNNLIQNTKNVLNTINNGSGYNYIINLINEGYIKK, from the coding sequence ATGATTAATTTTATTTTAAATAAATTATATAATTCTAAAAATATTTCTAGAGATGAAAGTAATTATCTTTTTTCAGCAATTATAAATAAAAAATTACATTTAAGTCAATTAGTAGCTATTTTAATATCCATGAAAATTAAAGGAGAAAATTCTGAAGAAATTGCTGGTGCAGTAAATGCAATTTTATCAAATCAAATTAAATATTTTCCTAAACCTAAATATATTATTTCTGATATTGTTGGTACTGGTGGAGATAATATGAATACTTTAAATATTTCTACAGGAAGTGCTTTTATTGCAGCTGCTTGTGGATTAAAAATAGTTAAACATATTAATTATTGTATATCAAGCAAATCAGGATCTGCTGATGTATTATTAGCTATGGGTATTCAATTAAATCAATCTAGAAAAATTTCTCTTAAATTATTGGATAATTTTAATTTATGTTTTTTGTTTGCACCTAAATACAATAATTTTTTTTCATATTGTATGAATATAAGAAAACAATTAAAAACACGAACTATTTTAAATATATTAGGACCACTAGTAAATCCAGCTAAACCTCAAATAATTTTAATTGGTGTATATAATAAAAATTTGTTAATACCTCTTATTAAGACTTTAAAATTATTACAATATAAACATGCAGCTGTGGTTCATTGTAATGGTATGGATGAAATATCATTACATAGTAAAACTCATGTTTTTGAATTAAATAATAATATAATTTCTAATTATATATTAACTCCTAAAGATTTTGGATTAGATTATATTTGTAAAAAAGATTTAATTGGAGGAATTCCGGAAGAAAATGCTAAATGTTTAATAAAATTATTAAAAGGAAATTGTACAAATATTAGTTATAAAAATACTATAGCAGTAAATGTTGCTTTTTTATTAAAATTACATGGAAAAAATAATTTAATCCAAAATACTAAAAATGTTCTTAATACTATTAATAACGGTTCTGGTTATAATTATATTATTAATTTAATAAATGAAGGTTATATAAAAAAATAA
- the ychF gene encoding redox-regulated ATPase YchF gives MKLKCGIIGLPNVGKSTLFNALTNSNVNASNYPFCTIEPNISIVNIPDKKLKILSKIVQSKKITPSTIKFVDIAGLIKGASEGHGLGNKFLNNITEMNAIIHVVRFFNDENISHILPNNNPINDINIINSEIIQFDINLCIKLISNVSIKNNKIINLLNFCLNKLKQNKLLNTINFNTEEFKILNNNKLLTIKPIMIIANINENKLHNKLYLNQLELISKKFNTINICAKLAFTKINKLQNYFLNKILIASFNLLNLHTFYTVGIKEVKSWSIIKGTIALEAAKKIHSDIKRGFIRAKVINYDDYIFYKNENKLKLAGKIRLEGKNYIIKNGDIIHFLFKV, from the coding sequence GTGAAATTAAAATGTGGTATAATTGGATTACCTAATGTAGGTAAATCAACATTATTTAATGCATTAACTAATTCAAATGTTAATGCGTCTAATTATCCTTTTTGTACAATAGAACCTAATATTAGTATTGTTAATATACCTGATAAAAAGTTAAAAATATTATCTAAAATTGTGCAATCAAAAAAAATTACTCCATCAACAATTAAATTTGTAGATATAGCAGGTTTAATTAAAGGAGCATCTGAAGGACATGGATTAGGAAATAAATTTTTAAATAATATAACAGAAATGAATGCTATTATTCATGTGGTACGTTTTTTTAACGATGAAAATATATCACATATATTACCTAATAATAATCCTATTAATGATATTAATATAATTAATAGTGAAATTATTCAATTTGATATTAATTTATGCATTAAATTAATATCAAATGTATCTATAAAAAATAATAAAATTATAAATTTATTAAATTTTTGCTTAAATAAATTAAAACAAAATAAATTACTTAATACGATAAATTTTAATACAGAAGAATTTAAAATTCTCAATAATAATAAATTATTAACTATCAAACCAATAATGATTATTGCTAATATAAATGAAAATAAATTACATAATAAATTATATTTAAATCAATTAGAATTAATATCTAAAAAATTTAATACTATAAATATATGTGCTAAATTAGCATTTACTAAGATTAATAAATTACAAAATTATTTTTTAAATAAAATTTTAATAGCTAGTTTTAATTTATTAAATTTACATACATTTTATACCGTTGGTATAAAAGAAGTAAAATCATGGAGTATTATTAAAGGAACAATTGCATTAGAAGCTGCAAAAAAAATTCATAGTGATATTAAAAGAGGTTTTATTAGAGCTAAAGTAATAAATTATGATGATTATATTTTTTATAAAAATGAAAATAAATTAAAATTAGCAGGAAAAATTAGATTAGAAGGTAAAAATTATATTATTAAAAATGGAGACATAATTCATTTTCTTTTTAAAGTATAA